The following proteins are encoded in a genomic region of Liolophura sinensis isolate JHLJ2023 chromosome 7, CUHK_Ljap_v2, whole genome shotgun sequence:
- the LOC135471393 gene encoding histone H2A, with product MSGRGKGGKVKGKSKTRSSRAGLQFPVGRIHRLLRKGNYAERVGAGAPVYLAAVLEYLAAEVLELAGNAARDNKKSRIIPRHLQLAVRNDEELNRLLSGVTIAQGGVLPNIQAVLLPKKTQKAGK from the coding sequence ATGTCTGGACGTGGTAAAGGCGGTAAAGTCAAGGGAAAGAGCAAGACTCGCTCATCCCGCGCTGGACTCCAGTTCCCCGTCGGACGTATCCACCGTCTGTTGAGAAAGGGCAACTACGCCGAGCGAGTGGGAGCCGGAGCTCCTGTCTATCTGGCTGCCGTGCTCGAATACCTGGCTGCCGAAGTTCTCGAGTTGGCAGGAAACGCCGCCCGTGACAACAAGAAATCCAGAATTATTCCTCGACATCTCCAGCTGGCCGTCCGAAACGATGAGGAATTGAACAGGCTCCTGTCCGGCGTCACCATCGCCCAAGGAGGTGTCTTGCCCAACATCCAGGCTGTCCTCCTGCCCAAGAAGACCCAGAAGGCCGGCAAATAA
- the LOC135471394 gene encoding histone H2B, gonadal, giving the protein MAPKTPTGSKGAKKAIKKSAPKSGDKKKRRRRKESYGIYIYKVMKQVHPDTGISSKAMSIMNSFVNDIFERIAAEASRLAHYNKRSTITSREIQTAVRLLLPGELAKHAVSEGTKAVTKYTSSK; this is encoded by the coding sequence ATGGCACCCAAAACACCAACCGGCTCCAAAGGAGCAAAGAAGGCTATCAAGAAGTCTGCCCCCAAGTCCGGGGACAAGAAGAAGCGTAGGAGGAGGAAGGAAAGCTACGGCATCTACATCTACAAAGTCATGAAGCAGGTCCACCCTGACACCGGCATCTCGTCCAAGGCCATGTCTATCATGAACAGCTTTGTCAACGACATCTTCGAGCGTATTGCCGCCGAGGCCTCTCGCCTGGCTCACTACAACAAACGCTCCACCATCACGAGTCGGGAAATCCAGACCGCTGTCCGTCTTCTCCTGCCCGGTGAGCTGGCCAAGCACGCCGTCAGCGAAGGTACCAAAGCTGTCACCAAGTACACCAGCAGCAAGTAA
- the LOC135471396 gene encoding histone H4, whose product MSGRGKGGKGLGKGGAKRHRKVLRDNIQGITKPAIRRLARRGGVKRISGLIYEETRGVLKVFLENVIRDAVTYTEHAKRKTVTAMDVVYALKRQGRTLYGFGG is encoded by the coding sequence ATGTCTGGACGCGGTAAAGGAGGCAAAGGTCTGGGAAAGGGGGGCGCCAAGCGCCACAGGAAGGTTCTGCGTGATAACATCCAGGGTATCACCAAGCCAGCCATCCGTCGTCTTGCCCGACGAGGTGGTGTGAAACGTATCTCCGGTCTGATCTACGAAGAGACCCGCGGTGTCCTCAAAGTCTTCCTCGAGAACGTCATCCGTGATGCAGTCACCTACACCGAGCACGCCAAGAGAAAGACCGTCACAGCCATGGATGTCGTCTACGCCTTGAAACGCCAAGGCCGCACTCTGTACGGATTCGGCGGTTAG